ATCAGCATTTTCCCTCTCATTGCAGGAAAACCCGTTTAAGTACATGGATGCAGAAAGCAGACAGGTGGAGCTGTGAGActcgttattttcagaaaacgtttaaataataattctcCTTTTGAAAAATCTGGGTGTTTTTGGTGGCAATCAGCTTTGAGGAAAGCTTTCATCAGCAACATAAGTGGATGTCTGAGTGGCTGTAGAGAGCTGTAGTGTTTTGGAGGTTGTGTCCCACTTTGCTGCTAGAAAGTGGAGAGGGTCGAATTCATGCTGGACTCTGGGGATGTAAatgtttctctcactctctttctatatatacacacatattatCTCACAGAAGATATTatctcacatttttgtaaaaaatTGATTGTATCTTTTTATGTGACAAcattgaagaaatgacactCTGCAGCGGTTTAGACAATAATGGCAGTGCGATGTGTTATTTTTAGGGGTCAAatgtacactgttatacaagctgtactctcactgctttacattgtaacaaagtgtcatttcttcagtgttgtcacatgaaaagatacaatcatgtgtactcacttttgtgagatactgtctgtgtgcgcgcgcacacacacacacacacacacacacacacacacacacacacacacacatgttgtcCACAGGCGGGGTGGTATTAGGTAGCAGTGGTGACAGTCACACCAAGACATCCACATGATTGCTCCATTAATAACCTGCTGAGACAAACTCCTTGTactacacgcacacacacagctttcccTCAGTCATTTTGCAGGTCCATGGTAAATTTCAGGGTTGCTGACAATTTTGTGTGTTAATCTGTGTTCccgctgagtgtgtgtgtgtgcgtgtctgtgtgtctccatGCAACCCAGGAAGCGGTTAGTGTTCTTGCGGCTGCTTGTGGTGACTTGTCTCAGTGTTTTCTTCTCGGAAAATTGGCCTGAATTACATGTATCCAGAATGAGAGGGAGAAAATGGATTTATAGAAAAACCAACAacaggggagggagggagggaggagaggttgATTGAGGTGATGCAAGAGTCAGATGAGGGGGAGTCCAGTCGAATCAAATTTATCTGAAAGGGCTTTTTCACGAAGCAGGTCTGCAGCAAATTGCTttgcagacaaaacaaacaggtACAGATAGAAACCCAAAGATAGAAAGAAACAGGGAGGGGCGGGGGATGGACGAGGTGAGGGATGTTTTTCTTACTCTGGTGATGGCGGCATTGGAAGGGAGCTTGCGCCTCGgcttcttcttcctcacctcctcttcttCGTCGTATAgatactgagagagagagagggagcagaagaaggaaagcaagagagaaaaagagggggagagaaagtgagaggcGTTTTAAAGAGTGTTATAAGGTTAATTCTGGATTATTACAACGTGGGTTTTAAAAGGATACGGCTGGTGATATTCTGTAGGTTTCTTATTGTaaacaaatcccattaaaaagaccaaaacaacaaTGGATTGATCCCATTAACATTAAGTATAAAGTCTGTGAGCTTCCATTGTTGCACTGTGTGACATGTGCactgtatttctatttttttttttttttatcagggtGCTGTAGATAAGCACTAGTAGACATGGGTGTTAATCCACGGCttaaaatagtccccaacaaatatACAATTTACTCTTGTTGAGTAACGTTTGATAAAAACACAGTGCCCAGCTAAGcggaacaaaaaacaaaaagtcagaaaGAAGAAATAGAGATATGGACTAAtgcatttttatctttttgtgaGATTTACTGACAATAgaaaaaatatagaacaacacGAGCCTTGTGATTAATTTCATAATTTTGGCCATTGTTTCAATCGATAATCATAACACAAGTACTGCTGAGGTCTGAGATCATCAAACAGGGAAGGAAACATGAGACGACCGGGCTGACCGATCTGAACCACTTTATTTTCTGATAAAACGAGAGCCTGAAATGTCGATAATATTCCGTTGAATACAAAAGAAAACTCCTAATTATCCTAAAAGTTGAATCTGAACACCAGCCGTGACCGATTTGCTCTGTCTAGTCTCACTGCTCCAGTCCAGCAGTAGCTTCCCTCACCCCTGTATCGTATCTTTCCAATCGCTTTGCTTGGAATCAGCTTCAAAATGTCCTGAGTCTCCGGGAGCCGGTTTCACTCGTtgcatttaaaagtacttttaagtAACTTCTGGCTGGAGATGTTATGATTAATTACTTTGTTTGTTCCTTGTTGTTGATGAattgtggtgaatatttaagaaaTTTTTACCATAACTTGCTATTTATTCCGATTGTAAattgttatgttttatgttaatgttatattttttttttaattgtgctgCTGATTTTTTATCGCCAATGAGTTTTTTtcatggttaaataaaggtatgATAATAAAGGAGAAATGTGATGGCATTGTTTACACTTCTTACAAAGTTAATAAACCATGAGATGAATCAACTGCTATAATAATCATTTGTTGTAGCCCTTATACAATCACACCTGTCCATGAACAGGGTCGTCGCTGCCCTCCTGTTCTGATGAGtagctctcttcctcctcttcggAGTAGTTGTCGATGTCTGGAGAGCGatctgcagagacagaggacatTTGAAGAATACAGGGGACGTATTGAAAGAGgaggacaaacacagacagatgtgGTAAGACGCTGTGCTAAGTATAGCTGCAATATTAGTCGATTAATCCATTAGTTGTCAACGattaaattaatcagcaactattttttTATCCTCTCTGActataaactgaatatatttgggttgtgaacaaaacaagacatttgaggacctCACCTCAGGCTTTGGAAACACTGAttcacatttttcaccattttctgaccatttatggaccaaacaactaattaattaatcatgaAAAAGATCCACAGACTAAtcgatgatgaaaataatccttagttgcagccctgcttACCAGACATCTTTGCTTTAGGTCCCTCGTGGTCGATTGGCTGGCTGGACAGGGAGTAGACTCGCATCTCAGCGACGGGCACCGAGGCGTCCTTCAGCTGGCTGTGGAGCCCCAGGACCTGGGCCCCCTCACTGGGGTGCTGCATCACCTGGACGTAGAAAAAAAGTAAGAGAAGAGGTTGAGACGACGGTACAGTGAGTTGCATTCAACGTGTGGTTTTATTCAGACAGCCTTCAACTTTTACAAATAGCACACCAGATGACTTCAAGAGTCTCTGCCGTATTCTTCCCATGAAGATGCTTTTCAACATGTGAAAATGCAGCAtaacacatattttaatatttttgtacaAATGGTGCTTTCGggagatttgttttttatttcattgattCAGGAAAAATAAATCATGATAGCATTTGAAATGcagcctgtaaaaaaaaacaaaacaatatttaagGTTTATCATGACAGCAAAAAAATCCTAGATAGTAACCAGTTTCATATCACAAAGATTATTTCATTACCTACCTGTGCTTGAGTATACAACAAACTATTTAATGAGAACAGAAAGAAGCATTTTATGTCATTAAGTTACATTGGTTTTCaatcttttaaaaatgaaatatacagGTTTCTAtccatattttaattttcttaatttttaagTAACATGCTCCTATGTTTGAATAAAATCCGGATATGCTCAAAAAAGCAAGAAAGTCAGATGCATAAACTCCAAACAGAGAAATTCCCAGGAAAAGATCCTCATTTCACTCGTGCTCCTCTTATACACACAGCAGGGAAAAACACAGGGCACGATTTTCAACGACattagaggaagaggaggagacacgGGAAGCCTGAAATAAAgcttctgcagacagagagaaatacagagagacagattagACAGCAGTGAGAGAAGAAATGAGAACAGACGTAAAGCAGATGTTGAAAattgagaggaggaggataatGGGACGAGGAGAAAAAAGGAGGTTGAAGAAGATAAACAAAAATAGCAGTCAGGGATTAACAAGACCAGAAACTGTCAAAgacagcaacagagaaaacctGAACATCTTCAAATTTCAGTTCTCTCTGCGTGCCGCAGCAAACGGCAACATCAtgtctcctgtgtgtgttttgtgcatctAACTGACTGACATCCAGCCTCTCTCAGCAGTCTGGCCACACTCAGAGAGTTAATGAAGTCTGAGCGGCTTATTATGAAGACAGCTTCAGCCACacattaaaaagagacattacTGCTCTACATCCATTCGCTTGGCTGAGGTTCAGCTAACCTGTTTCAGACACTTCAAATGCTGTCAGTAGCTTTCTAAACCTTCCCGCAGATGCTAATTTTAACCACTTTCCAGGCAGAAAGACAATTATGCAAATCTGACGAGGCAAACATCACGAAGATGCAATATCCATATTTAATGAGAAACACTGgtataattagattttttttttcctccaccaATTTTCTCCATGAATAGCCTGAATCCGCTGATGGATTTACTGCAGGTTCATCTCCTGAACGGTGCCACCGCTTTttaaaaatccattaaaaaagAGCTCACAGAGTTAAACTACTGCCTTGACAAATGAAATTCATTATGCCGAACAACATAGAGTGAATTCTGTCTAAAATCATACTTTTATCCCTAAGATAATAACAGCATTATGTGCTCCAGGCAGCAGAGAGGAAGTGGGAGGTAATTGAAGGTAGGGCAAGGTGAAGTTTGAAGTTGTGCAAATGCTAGTTAAATGGAAAACCTCAATGTTTATATGATGTCGCATAGTTAGGTCACGCTGCAAActgattgcaaaaaaaaaaacaaaacaaaaaaaactgcagtCACAACACTGTTATCCTCTAAAAAGGTCTCACGTAAATTAAAGATGATTTCTTGATCTTGTTGGTAATTTTTCAGCGTCATAAAAgcacatgaaaaaacaaacaaagccatGTCTTTTGACATTTACTTCTCGTAAAATACTGTTCATTTAGTGGCAGCTTCATGTTGCacataaaaataacaaccagtaataatatttattaatatgtcTTTTTTATCAATCTCCCTTCACCATAGACATCATATAAAAACTGAAACTTCACAAGTATCAAAGTGACACGATTATATGACGTGTTtgtgctttttcctttttctttgagttaaaataatacaatataactATTCAAAGAAGAAATATAACATAttaaatctctctctcacaaaagaaaaacaataaaacgcTTAAGGTGGCAAAtgtttgctaatgttagcaaataACATAGATGCTATGAGGTTAATGTGTTTGCTCACTTTATGGCTTTTGTCTGCTTATGCTAATGTTAACCTGGACTTATAAACTATGCAAAGGTTTAACTGGAGTCCTGCAGAGTACACAAACGGCGTGGGTTTTAATTTCAGgtgcagtgttttatttcaCCCGTTGATGGCACCACTGCAGCACTACACATTCTTTCTGGAGTCCGACCAATACAGGAATTTTACGACAATTtcattgattttgatatttgaggattttaaattgATACAAATTTATCTGCCATTACACACGCCACAGGTACACAGTAACCCTTTAACTAGACATGCAACAATTGGCCATTAATCTAATAGTCAATTAAAGGAAAACTCATTTTggtaaatgattaattaattcagTTATATTTCAAGCAAATAACATTTACTGGTTCACGCCTCTCAAATTTGGGGATTtgcagcttttttaaaaaatcatatttgatgatgaatgaaatactgtttggttttggactgttggtgaAGGCTGTTTGTTATggctttttaatttttcataGACTTTAACGattaatcagctgatgaactaaaatatttgttagctGCAGCTCTACCCTtaacacagaagtataaatccaGTTTTACGCTACATTTTAGTATGTCACAGATGGCGTCTTTAAAGCAACTCAAGAGAATCTTGGGAAATGAGGGCAAATTCAATGCGAAGCTGTTGTGTAAGTATCCCTTGTGGCTACGCAtgacagtgttttctttttaaaagaatgtGCTTTGCAAATAAActtgcaaaacatttttgaatttCCACCTCACAATACCTGCTGGGGCAGTGGAGTTTACGTGTCACATTGAAGAAGCACAACggcaaaataaatgacatttcTTTGAGACTTTGGGACTTTTTTTGAGAAAACCTGAGTGTATCCCCTATAGCATATTATTTTTCTgacattcacagacacacacagctctcGGCAGACTTTTACTGTGCCTGTGAAGGAAGTGAGTTTGAACCTATCATGCGTatgagtctgtgtttgtgtcctttgccctctgtaaagcactttgtagcTCAACCTGTCTGCTGAAAGAGCTTCATGAATaaaatttgactttatttggGCAGCCTTCAACAGCCAGCAGACATCGCCGAAGACGTAAGCAGCACactataatacatttaaaaaaggactGGCAGTTCGGCTTAGAGGTCACAAGAATAATTTGATCTTATTCTACTGCTGCAAGTGGTTTCATTTGCTCTTGATAAAAGACTCCACTAACTGTTGAGAGTGCAAACATCCTGGAGACCAAACTTACATCTTGATTAAGTCTGTATTCATGTCCTTTTCTTTCCATGAAGTACTTTGTGGTGAGCCAGTTAGTTCAAGGTGTTTTATGCTGTAAATCACTCTGACTTCACAGCGTATGAAAGCCACCAGTCATCCGTGAAGCACAGGGAACATCCACACGTGCAGTGCAGACATATGCCATAAATCACAACCCTTTTATAAAGGCTTCATATTGTGAGAACACAGAATGTGAGGAGCTTTTGGCAGGAGAGGCTCAAATTTAATTGGAAGTTTGATCTACGGCAACATTTATGGTGTCTGAGAATAGAATCGCTGGGGCAAAGATCAAAATCTGAGGTTTGATTTTAAAGTGCACTCGCTTGAATTGTGTTTAGATGAAGGTTAAATGAAGGTTAGCAATAAATAAGTTTCGTCGCTGTGAATATAAGAATGACAAAAGGAAGAATGCGTAGGGTATGAGAGAAGACCATCCCCTTTTATTGTGGCTGATAGGTTAGAAATCACTCTGTGACGACAGTGAAACGAAGTTAACCTGAGATTGGACTGGAGCAGGAGGCAGAGGGCTGCATGTTTAGGGAAATGAGCCTGTGACCGGCGGTTTGTTGGGTCAACAAGCTCAGATCAGCTGGGACATTAGTCTTGCTGAGGAGGATGAGACGCCGCTGACTCAACAACTCACAGTTGACGTGCCCTCGGATATGCAGCTCAACctccatctgctgctgttggagGTGCTCTGTGCTGAATGCGTGTGCACGTATGTTGCCTTTCCTCCACCCATCCTGCAGCCATTAACGAGTGCAGTCACAAATCATTAATTCCGAAAATACTTGTGACACACTTTACTGTTTCAATCAAGTAAACACCTCTGTAAATAATGTGTGCAaatgattttttgtttgtgttgctaCGCAATGGTTATAGgattttggacattttggtgggaAATGTTCACTATTTTTTGACAGTCAAGACAATTAAGgcttaattaaattattatttttaaaaatgtatttattgtacacctgtttttaattattaaaataaacaattaaacttttttgaaaataattagGCCTTATAAAAACGTACAGTGTACTGCCTTTTAGTACAAAAGTCCCTTTTTCTCGACTGAAAAAAACGGACTTGTGATAAAAGTGTAGCTTTAAAGGCATTCTGGGAAAAGTGGGATACTGACGCAGAAGTGATTGAGAAACACTTCTGAAAGGTTGAAAAGACTTTCAAAAGAGTTTCAAGAAATGGATTTTCTCATAAACCTCCATGtatcattttattgttgtattgctCGAGTTGAATCAAGTTGAGGTACCTCAGCCATGTTGATGAGTCCCAAGGCCAGGGTCTTGTAGCCCAGGATGGTCCGGTTCTTGTATCGCTTCCGTCGCTGTAGCATTATCTGAAGCTTGTTGGCGTCCCTCTTCAGGAAGTGTGGGTACTGCAGGTAcaaaatacacatatacacGCACATAAGcaacatgtgcacacatacacaaacacaaaaacagctgGCAGGCTGGCTAGACGGGTTTAGATGCAGACTGCCATTTGTTTCCCAGGTCATGATAATAAGGCTGATCTAGCTGGCTCGTTGCATAAGGCATTCACACCCGCTGACCTGTCTCCGGCGTCCTGAAGTGTCGAACCACTTAGCCGCATCCCAACTATGACATAACCCATCATTAAGAATGTCACCGGCTGCACTATAAATGGAACAAAACCGGCTCCTGTAACAACGTTCAAAGCCATGAAATCACTCTGTTGCTCGGTTTTAATAGGCCTctgcagtgctgctgctgtagaaagctgaatgtataatgtataatgtcTGGCTCGCTGCACTTGGTAAGATCCAGAGAGAGAAACTCCCTGACCTTTTAGCAGCATTTAGAAACATGGAGATTGGAAAGGATAATTTAGAGCATCCCACTGGGGATTACATTAACCATGTTCTGTCTGGATGCACTAAGGTAGTGAGTGTAAAATGCTGTATGAGTGTTGATGAGTTATTACTTATAGCATCTCTGTACCTGTGCAACAAAGACTTTGTAAGTAAAGGCAAATAGATTCTGATTGGGATCAACACTATTCATGACAGATAAGGGTGCTTTACACAAACCAGAGCCAGAAATTGCATAAGAATAGTTCCTCCAGGGTCTCATGCCATTTTTGCTTAATTATTGTGGTCCAAAGTTAATTTGTAGTTGCATGTGACAATTACATCTTCTTTGTTCTGTAAATA
The DNA window shown above is from Micropterus dolomieu isolate WLL.071019.BEF.003 ecotype Adirondacks unplaced genomic scaffold, ASM2129224v1 scaffold_289, whole genome shotgun sequence and carries:
- the LOC123967335 gene encoding phosphofurin acidic cluster sorting protein 1-like, whose protein sequence is MQLNHQPLGQRFGCVLLVAANVALELLASCKDERRATENRLFNLTLKKLVMLKELDKDLTSVVIAVKLQGSKRILRSNEILLSSAGPTETDLQLTFSLQYPHFLKRDANKLQIMLQRRKRYKNRTILGYKTLALGLINMAEVMQHPSEGAQVLGLHSQLKDASVPVAEMRVYSLSSQPIDHEGPKAKMSDRSPDIDNYSEEEEESYSSEQEGSDDPVHGQYLYDEEEEVRKKKPRRKLPSNAAITR